One Halomonas sp. THAF5a genomic region harbors:
- a CDS encoding ribonucleoside-diphosphate reductase subunit alpha: MDTTVTPDESSVSVTAPQALRVIKRNGDVMPFDADKIAVAMSKAFIAVEGDNAAASSRVRDFVRQSTEAIEHAFLRRMPDGGTLHIEDIQDQVELALMRGGEQKVARAYVLYREEHARARAAAGDAIQKPHPSLNVTLPDGSTRPLDLGRIETLVYEACSDLPNTEPQKIVDDSVRNLYDGVSADGVSQALTMTARTLVEKDPSYTYVTARLLQDNIRREALSFLGVAEEATYGDMAELYAPAFKAYIAKGIEFEQLDEALADFDLERLGAALDHTRDNAFTYLGLQTLYDRYFIHQDEVRYELPQVMFMRVAMGLALNEDDREARAIEFYELLSSFDYMASTPTLFNAGTQRSQLSSCYLTTVPDHLDGIYSAIRDNAMLSKWAGGLGNDWTPVRALGSYIKGTNGKSQGVVPFLKVVNDTAVAVNQGGKRKGAVCAYLESWHLDVEEFLELRKNTGDDRRRTHDMNTANWVPDLFMKRVFDDEEWTLFSPATCPDLHDLYGAAFEQRYQEYEEMTRNGQLKLFKRVKAKDLWRKMLSMLFETGHPWITFKDPCNLRSPQQHAGVVHSSNLCTEITLNTSVDEIAVCNLGSVNLAQHMIDGELDGEKLRKTVRTAVRMLDNVIDINYYAVPQAKNSNLKHRPVGLGIMGFQDALYAHGIAYASEDAVEFADRSMELVSYHAIEASSDLAAERGRYESYEGSLWSQGVLPIDSIEKLKAERGEKYIEVDTSQTQDWDRIREKLAEQGMRNSNVMAIAPTATISNICGVSQSIEPTYQNLFVKSNLSGEFTVVNSYMVNDLKARGLWDEVMINDLKYYDGSVQPIDRVPADLKARYATAFEVEPKWLVEAASRRQKWIDQAQSLNLYIQGVSGKKLDVTYRMAWFRGLKTTYYLRALGATSVEKSTVERGTLNAVSNAAPDAAPAPTPSPQAQSEARGVEDFLSGKSGSGSRAPSAGEIDELGCEACQ; this comes from the coding sequence ATGGATACCACTGTCACACCGGACGAGTCGTCCGTTTCCGTCACCGCACCCCAGGCCCTGCGCGTCATCAAGCGCAACGGCGACGTCATGCCCTTCGATGCCGACAAGATCGCCGTGGCCATGAGCAAGGCCTTCATCGCCGTGGAGGGCGACAACGCCGCCGCCTCCTCCCGGGTCCGCGACTTCGTCCGCCAGTCCACCGAGGCGATCGAGCACGCCTTCCTGCGGCGCATGCCCGACGGCGGCACCCTGCACATCGAGGACATCCAGGACCAGGTCGAGCTGGCACTGATGCGCGGCGGCGAGCAGAAGGTCGCTCGCGCCTACGTGCTCTACCGCGAGGAGCACGCCCGGGCCCGCGCCGCCGCCGGTGACGCCATCCAGAAGCCGCACCCGAGCCTCAACGTCACCCTGCCCGACGGCAGCACCCGGCCGCTGGACCTCGGCCGCATCGAGACCCTGGTCTATGAGGCCTGCTCGGACCTGCCCAACACCGAACCGCAGAAGATCGTCGACGACTCGGTGCGCAACCTCTACGACGGCGTCAGCGCCGACGGCGTCTCCCAGGCGCTGACCATGACCGCGCGCACCCTGGTCGAGAAGGACCCGAGCTACACCTACGTCACCGCCCGCCTGCTGCAGGACAACATCCGCCGCGAGGCGCTCTCCTTCCTGGGCGTGGCCGAGGAGGCCACCTACGGCGACATGGCCGAGCTCTACGCCCCGGCCTTCAAGGCCTACATCGCCAAGGGCATCGAGTTCGAGCAGCTCGACGAGGCGCTGGCCGACTTCGACCTGGAGCGCCTGGGCGCGGCGCTGGACCACACCCGCGACAACGCCTTCACCTACCTGGGCCTGCAGACCCTCTACGACCGCTACTTCATCCACCAGGACGAGGTGCGCTACGAGCTGCCCCAGGTGATGTTCATGCGCGTCGCCATGGGCCTGGCCCTCAACGAGGACGACCGCGAGGCGCGGGCCATCGAGTTCTACGAGCTGCTCTCCAGCTTCGACTACATGGCCTCCACGCCGACCCTGTTCAACGCCGGCACCCAGCGCAGCCAGCTCTCCAGCTGCTACCTGACCACCGTGCCCGACCACCTGGACGGCATCTACAGCGCCATCCGCGACAACGCCATGCTCTCCAAGTGGGCCGGGGGCCTCGGCAACGACTGGACGCCGGTGCGTGCCCTGGGCTCCTACATCAAGGGCACCAACGGCAAGTCCCAGGGCGTCGTGCCCTTCCTCAAGGTGGTCAACGATACCGCGGTGGCCGTCAACCAGGGCGGCAAGCGCAAGGGCGCCGTCTGCGCCTACCTCGAGAGCTGGCACCTCGACGTCGAGGAGTTCCTGGAGCTGCGCAAGAACACCGGCGACGACCGCCGCCGCACCCACGACATGAACACCGCCAACTGGGTGCCGGACCTGTTCATGAAGCGCGTCTTCGACGACGAGGAGTGGACGCTGTTCTCGCCGGCCACCTGCCCGGACCTCCACGACCTGTACGGCGCCGCCTTCGAGCAGCGCTATCAGGAGTACGAGGAGATGACCCGCAACGGCCAGCTCAAGCTCTTCAAGCGGGTCAAGGCCAAGGACCTGTGGCGCAAGATGCTCTCGATGCTGTTCGAGACCGGCCACCCCTGGATCACCTTCAAGGATCCGTGCAACCTGAGAAGCCCCCAGCAGCACGCCGGCGTGGTGCACAGCTCCAACCTGTGCACCGAGATCACTCTGAACACCTCGGTGGACGAGATCGCGGTGTGCAACCTGGGCTCGGTCAACCTGGCCCAGCACATGATCGACGGCGAGCTCGACGGCGAGAAGCTCAGGAAGACCGTGCGTACCGCGGTGCGGATGCTCGATAACGTCATCGACATCAACTACTACGCGGTGCCCCAGGCCAAGAACTCGAACCTCAAGCATCGCCCGGTGGGGCTCGGCATCATGGGCTTCCAGGACGCCCTCTACGCCCACGGCATCGCCTACGCTTCCGAAGACGCCGTCGAGTTTGCCGACCGTTCCATGGAGCTGGTCAGCTACCACGCCATCGAGGCCTCCTCGGACCTCGCCGCCGAGCGCGGCCGCTACGAGAGCTACGAGGGCTCGCTGTGGAGCCAGGGCGTGCTGCCCATCGACTCCATCGAGAAGCTGAAGGCCGAGCGCGGCGAGAAGTACATCGAGGTCGACACCTCCCAGACCCAGGACTGGGACCGCATCCGCGAGAAGCTCGCCGAGCAGGGCATGCGCAACTCCAATGTCATGGCCATCGCCCCGACCGCGACCATCTCCAACATCTGCGGCGTGTCGCAGTCGATCGAGCCGACCTATCAGAACCTGTTCGTGAAATCGAACCTCTCCGGCGAGTTCACGGTGGTCAACTCCTACATGGTCAACGACCTCAAGGCGCGCGGCCTGTGGGACGAGGTGATGATCAACGATCTCAAGTACTACGACGGCAGCGTGCAGCCCATCGACCGCGTGCCGGCCGATCTCAAGGCCCGCTACGCCACCGCCTTCGAGGTCGAGCCCAAGTGGCTGGTCGAGGCCGCCTCACGTCGCCAGAAGTGGATCGACCAGGCGCAGTCACTGAACCTCTACATCCAGGGCGTCTCCGGCAAGAAGCTCGACGTGACCTATCGGATGGCCTGGTTCCGTGGCCTCAAGACCACCTACTACCTGCGCGCCCTGGGCGCCACCTCGGTGGAGAAGTCCACCGTGGAGCGCGGCACCCTCAACGCGGTGAGCAACGCCGCCCCGGACGCCGCTCCGGCCCCGACGCCGAGCCCGCAGGCCCAGTCCGAGGCGCGCGGCGTCGAGGACTTCCTGTCCGGCAAGAGCGGCAGCGGCTCCCGCGCCCCCTCCGCCGGCGAGATCGACGAGCTGGGCTGCGAGGCCTGCCAGTAA
- a CDS encoding ATP-binding protein, whose translation MPRRLADSTFLRVYVLLALALLLTFGLALLGLALVDQVRREHYREQLVEPPMRVLSRWVESLPEAEREAWLRERSEQLDMTLRVVPVEARTLNYFSRTRLRAGRVLVLHRQDQSWRLWHLLDDQRRLLEVDVATISEQQLRGLTELFAEWLARVPAGERQAHLERMAGDAVPLALLATAPEALDTRQLVRLADGEVVIRLLPGRLSMAMYRLLPSDGVRVSWLAIGPVKAFEPLPLPLQLTLLMLLLSVLAAIIYLIVRGVEARMARLELAATRIAGGRLDTRVKVESGDFLGRLGMAFNGMAAQVQSLLRAQQDMIRAVSHELRTPVARIRFAVQMVEDMTDDPAIRRQLEGVDGDIGELDELIDEILTYARLGSETANGGELETSLVDCRAMAERVIEALRPLHGGIRIELVEGAEVEVQAEPRYLQRALQNLVANACRHARGRVVIRLQGEPRLVRVDVEDDGPGIPAAQRSEVFKPFARLDDSRTRRSGGYGLGLSIVQKIMAWHRGSVAVDASAELGGARFTLLLPRRAPRPA comes from the coding sequence ATGCCGCGGAGGCTGGCCGACAGCACCTTCCTGCGCGTCTATGTGCTGCTCGCCCTGGCGCTGCTGCTGACCTTCGGACTGGCCCTGCTGGGGCTGGCCCTGGTCGACCAGGTACGCCGCGAGCACTATCGCGAGCAGCTGGTCGAGCCGCCCATGCGCGTGCTGAGCCGCTGGGTCGAGTCGCTGCCCGAGGCAGAGCGCGAGGCGTGGCTGCGGGAGCGCTCCGAGCAGCTCGACATGACCCTGCGGGTGGTGCCGGTCGAGGCGCGTACCCTCAACTACTTCTCGCGCACCCGCCTGCGCGCGGGCCGGGTCCTAGTGCTCCACCGCCAGGATCAGAGCTGGCGGCTCTGGCACCTGCTGGACGACCAGCGACGGCTGCTCGAGGTGGACGTGGCGACCATCAGCGAGCAGCAGCTGCGCGGGCTGACCGAGCTCTTCGCCGAGTGGCTTGCCCGGGTGCCCGCCGGCGAGCGCCAGGCCCATCTCGAGCGCATGGCCGGCGACGCCGTGCCCCTGGCGCTGCTCGCCACGGCCCCGGAGGCGCTGGATACCCGGCAGCTGGTGCGCCTGGCGGACGGCGAGGTGGTCATCCGCCTGCTCCCGGGGCGTCTCTCCATGGCGATGTATCGCCTGCTGCCCAGCGACGGGGTCCGGGTGAGCTGGCTCGCCATCGGCCCCGTGAAGGCCTTCGAGCCGCTGCCCCTGCCGCTGCAGCTGACGCTGCTGATGCTGCTGCTCAGTGTGCTGGCGGCGATCATCTACCTGATCGTGCGCGGCGTGGAGGCTCGCATGGCGCGCCTCGAGCTCGCCGCCACGCGCATCGCCGGCGGGCGCCTGGACACTCGGGTCAAGGTCGAGAGCGGCGACTTCCTGGGCCGGCTGGGGATGGCCTTCAACGGCATGGCGGCCCAGGTGCAGTCGCTGCTGCGCGCCCAGCAGGACATGATCCGCGCCGTCTCCCACGAGCTGCGCACCCCGGTGGCTCGGATCCGCTTCGCGGTGCAGATGGTCGAGGACATGACCGACGATCCGGCGATCCGCCGCCAGCTCGAGGGCGTCGACGGCGATATCGGCGAGCTCGACGAGCTGATCGACGAGATCCTTACCTATGCTCGGCTGGGCAGCGAGACCGCCAACGGCGGCGAGCTCGAGACCTCGCTGGTCGACTGCCGCGCCATGGCCGAGCGCGTCATCGAGGCCCTGCGCCCGCTGCACGGCGGCATCCGGATCGAGCTGGTCGAGGGGGCGGAGGTGGAGGTCCAGGCCGAGCCCCGCTATTTGCAGCGTGCCCTGCAGAACCTGGTGGCCAACGCCTGTCGCCACGCCCGCGGCCGGGTGGTGATCCGCCTCCAGGGCGAGCCGCGGCTGGTGCGCGTGGACGTCGAGGATGACGGCCCGGGGATCCCCGCCGCGCAGCGCTCGGAGGTCTTCAAGCCCTTCGCGCGCCTCGACGACAGCCGCACCCGCCGCTCCGGGGGCTATGGCCTCGGGCTCTCCATCGTGCAGAAGATCATGGCCTGGCACCGGGGCAGCGTGGCGGTGGACGCCAGCGCCGAGCTGGGCGGGGCGCGCTTCACCCTGCTGCTGCCGCGCCGCGCGCCTAGGCCGGCTTGA
- a CDS encoding diguanylate cyclase, producing the protein MSSPSWREEVLALSRTVHLHLDREGHILEATGDTRALLGEPPEALLGRPLDALPTAPTHQAAHLLEQLTARDPGPRQTRALETEACGVFLLADGSVALRLTARSPEESGVIQRLADRLPVMVAYVDPAGCFRLNNQAYLDFIGLDREALYGLPVSSVLDAASYAKVAPRFRRALAGEEVNYEDRLTLADGRTCYFKVHYVPDFLDAEVVGFYAIIQDISEYASMIQLLRDVHTGINRTDIGTREIIEQLLDDALAYLSLEIGLISRIEEERYTVWWAASRGPEIAPGTTFPLGDTYCRLMLDEADVFHTTQAGEDPRVSGHPCYQAFGLECYIGMPLRVNGRVWGTLNFSSAAPRGRAFSEIEEELLRLIANAAERVITHEVELERVRRERDQMANQALTDHLTGLPNRSALEHRIEELMERRAAGGPPFSLAVLDIDHFKAVNDTHGHDVGDRVLCWLGERMGQSLREGDFVARTGGEEFVIVMPGARQREAREIVERVRTHVRRGRMPLADGQPLGVTVSGGIGEHQPGEPYADLFRRADAALYAAKRAGRDRTHLADCPA; encoded by the coding sequence ATGAGCTCACCTTCCTGGCGCGAGGAAGTCCTGGCGCTGTCGCGGACCGTCCACCTGCACCTCGACCGCGAGGGGCACATCCTCGAGGCGACCGGCGATACCCGGGCCCTGCTCGGGGAGCCGCCCGAGGCCCTGCTCGGACGCCCGCTGGATGCCCTGCCGACCGCGCCCACGCATCAGGCCGCCCATCTGCTCGAGCAGCTCACCGCCCGCGACCCCGGCCCGCGCCAGACCCGGGCCCTGGAGACCGAGGCCTGCGGCGTCTTCCTGCTGGCCGACGGCAGCGTCGCCCTGCGGCTGACGGCCAGGTCCCCCGAGGAAAGCGGCGTGATCCAGCGCCTCGCCGACCGCCTGCCGGTGATGGTCGCCTACGTCGACCCGGCGGGCTGCTTTCGCCTCAACAACCAGGCCTACCTGGACTTCATCGGCCTCGACCGCGAGGCCCTCTACGGCCTGCCGGTCTCGTCGGTGCTCGACGCGGCCTCCTACGCCAAGGTGGCGCCGCGCTTCCGTCGCGCCCTAGCCGGGGAGGAGGTGAACTACGAGGACCGCCTGACGCTGGCCGACGGCCGCACCTGCTACTTCAAGGTGCACTACGTGCCCGATTTCCTCGACGCCGAGGTGGTCGGGTTCTACGCCATCATCCAGGACATCTCCGAGTACGCGAGCATGATCCAGCTGCTGCGCGACGTGCATACCGGCATCAACCGCACCGATATCGGCACCCGGGAGATCATCGAGCAGCTGCTGGACGACGCCCTGGCCTATCTCTCGCTGGAGATCGGCCTGATCAGCCGCATCGAGGAGGAGCGCTACACCGTCTGGTGGGCCGCCTCCCGCGGCCCGGAGATCGCGCCGGGCACCACCTTCCCGCTGGGCGACACCTACTGCCGGCTGATGCTCGACGAGGCGGACGTCTTCCATACCACCCAGGCGGGCGAGGATCCCCGCGTCAGCGGCCACCCCTGCTACCAGGCCTTCGGCCTGGAGTGCTACATCGGCATGCCGCTGCGCGTGAACGGCCGGGTCTGGGGCACCCTCAACTTCTCCAGCGCCGCCCCCCGCGGGCGCGCCTTCAGCGAGATCGAGGAGGAGCTGCTGCGGCTGATCGCCAACGCCGCGGAACGCGTCATCACCCACGAGGTCGAGCTCGAGCGGGTGCGCCGCGAACGCGACCAGATGGCCAACCAGGCGCTGACCGACCACCTCACCGGCCTGCCCAACCGCTCCGCCCTGGAGCACCGCATCGAAGAGCTGATGGAGAGGCGTGCCGCCGGCGGTCCGCCCTTCTCCCTGGCGGTGCTGGACATCGACCACTTCAAGGCGGTCAACGACACCCACGGCCACGACGTCGGCGACCGGGTGCTGTGCTGGCTCGGCGAGCGCATGGGCCAGTCTCTGCGCGAGGGCGACTTCGTGGCCCGCACCGGCGGCGAGGAGTTCGTGATCGTGATGCCGGGTGCCCGCCAGCGGGAGGCCCGGGAGATCGTCGAGCGCGTGCGCACCCACGTGAGGCGTGGACGGATGCCTCTCGCTGACGGCCAGCCCCTCGGCGTGACCGTCAGCGGCGGCATCGGCGAGCATCAGCCGGGCGAGCCCTACGCCGATCTCTTCCGCCGCGCCGACGCCGCCCTCTACGCCGCCAAGCGCGCCGGTCGCGACCGCACGCACCTCGCCGACTGCCCGGCCTGA
- a CDS encoding winged helix-turn-helix domain-containing protein, producing the protein MDDSLQAQEMDHVLIIEDDERLAELTRDYLEANGFQVTVEADGARGVERILSLQPDLVILDLMLPGEDGLSICRRVRSEYPGPIMMLTARTDDMDQVLGLEMGADDYVPKPVQPRVLLARMRALLRRAEPGAAGEEARLTFSDLVIDNATREAWLDGERIDLTSAEFDLLWLLASNAGRVLTREEIFDRLRGIRYDGQDRSIDVRVSRIRPKIGDDPNQPHRIKTVRSKGYLFVRDG; encoded by the coding sequence ATGGACGACAGCTTGCAAGCCCAGGAAATGGATCACGTGCTGATCATCGAGGATGACGAACGATTGGCCGAGCTGACCCGCGACTACCTGGAGGCCAACGGCTTCCAGGTCACGGTCGAGGCCGACGGCGCCCGCGGCGTCGAGCGGATCCTCTCCCTGCAGCCGGACCTGGTGATCCTCGACCTGATGCTGCCCGGCGAGGATGGCCTGTCGATCTGCCGCCGGGTGCGCAGCGAGTACCCCGGCCCGATCATGATGCTCACCGCCCGCACCGACGACATGGACCAGGTGCTGGGCCTCGAGATGGGCGCCGACGACTATGTGCCCAAGCCTGTGCAGCCGCGGGTGCTGCTGGCCCGCATGCGCGCCCTGCTGCGACGCGCCGAGCCCGGGGCCGCCGGCGAGGAGGCGCGCCTGACCTTCAGCGACCTGGTGATCGACAATGCGACGCGGGAGGCCTGGCTCGACGGCGAGCGCATCGACCTGACCAGCGCCGAGTTCGACCTGCTGTGGCTGCTGGCCAGCAACGCCGGCCGGGTGCTGACCCGGGAAGAGATCTTCGATCGCCTGCGCGGCATTCGCTACGACGGCCAGGACCGCTCCATCGACGTGCGCGTCTCGCGCATTCGCCCCAAGATCGGCGACGACCCCAACCAGCCGCACCGCATCAAGACGGTGCGCAGCAAGGGCTACCTCTTCGTCAGGGACGGCTGA
- a CDS encoding efflux RND transporter periplasmic adaptor subunit: MPLPRRLSALFALLASVSWLATGCSPEAGPPAEPPPTVVDSHVIQAGNGAAITRLSGRVTAAERTALSFEIPGELDRLPVEVGERFAAGDVLAELDAARYRLVADQRRAERREAEAVRREKRQDYRRQASLADKGYVSETRLDAARAALDTAESRLASARAALALAERDLALTRLGAPFDGSVSRRRAEPAERVVAGQPVLEVISDREGFEVETSVPETLVDALALGSTHRILLPALGGAESSATLRHLGTQPRSSNDYPVILGVDAPPPGLRSGMTARVELSLDPRATEGDGALPVPMTALVFEQEDAGEDGDGRRGAHVLRITDALTLERVAVEVVRLGEGQASVRGALAPGERIVARGVEFVRPGQTVSLLGHGPERYH; this comes from the coding sequence ATGCCGCTCCCCCGCCGCCTGTCGGCCCTCTTCGCGCTGCTGGCCAGCGTCTCGTGGCTGGCCACCGGCTGCTCGCCGGAGGCGGGCCCGCCCGCCGAGCCGCCGCCCACGGTGGTCGACAGCCACGTCATCCAGGCGGGCAACGGCGCAGCCATCACCCGCCTCTCGGGCCGGGTCACGGCCGCCGAGCGCACCGCGCTGAGCTTCGAGATCCCCGGCGAGCTCGACCGGCTCCCCGTGGAGGTCGGCGAGCGCTTCGCCGCCGGGGACGTGCTCGCCGAGCTCGACGCCGCCCGCTACCGCCTGGTGGCCGACCAGCGCCGCGCCGAGCGCCGTGAGGCCGAGGCGGTGCGGCGCGAGAAGCGCCAGGACTACCGCCGCCAGGCCAGCCTCGCCGACAAGGGCTACGTCAGCGAGACGCGCCTGGACGCCGCCCGGGCCGCCCTGGACACCGCCGAGTCCCGCCTCGCCTCGGCCCGGGCGGCCCTCGCGCTCGCCGAGCGTGACCTGGCGCTGACCCGCCTCGGGGCCCCCTTCGACGGCTCCGTGAGCCGGCGCCGGGCCGAGCCCGCCGAGCGGGTCGTCGCCGGCCAGCCGGTGCTCGAGGTGATCTCCGACCGAGAGGGCTTCGAGGTCGAGACCAGCGTGCCCGAGACGCTCGTCGACGCCCTGGCGCTGGGCTCGACTCACCGCATCCTCCTGCCCGCCCTGGGGGGCGCCGAGAGCTCGGCCACCCTGCGCCACCTCGGCACCCAGCCCCGCTCCTCCAACGACTACCCGGTGATCCTCGGCGTGGACGCGCCGCCCCCCGGCCTGCGCTCGGGCATGACCGCCCGGGTCGAGCTGTCGCTGGACCCGCGCGCGACCGAGGGCGACGGCGCGCTGCCGGTGCCGATGACCGCCCTGGTGTTCGAGCAGGAGGACGCGGGCGAGGACGGCGACGGCCGGCGAGGCGCCCACGTGCTGCGCATCACCGACGCGCTGACCCTCGAGCGGGTCGCGGTGGAGGTGGTGCGCCTGGGCGAGGGCCAGGCCAGCGTGCGCGGCGCGCTGGCGCCGGGCGAGCGCATCGTGGCCCGCGGCGTGGAGTTCGTGCGTCCCGGCCAGACCGTGAGCCTGCTCGGCCACGGCCCCGAGCGCTACCACTGA
- a CDS encoding ribonucleotide-diphosphate reductase subunit beta: MLNWDEFHEDDSAVAEQPVAAKPAPAAAPEPAPAPDEVAESAGAYRVADEDRLARAKRSLEELDVAAGLEELEMGAARIEVDDKQMINARADLNQLVPFKYEWAWQKYLDGSANHWMPQEVNMNADIALWKSAEGLTADERRIVERSLGYFSTADSLVANNLVLALYRLITNPECRQYLLRQAFEEAIHTHAYQYCVESLGMDEGEVFNMYREVPSVAAKSAWSLKHTQSLARPDFQTGTPETDQELLRNLIAFYCVTEGIFFYCGFSQILSMGRRNKMTGVAEQFQYILRDESMHLNFGVDMINQIKIENPHLWTAEFQDEVTQMILEGTELEIAYARDTMPRGVLGMNAAIMEEYLHFICNRRLAQIGLKEQFPGAKNPFPWMSEIIDLRKEKNFFETRVTEYQVGGALSWD; this comes from the coding sequence ATGCTGAACTGGGACGAATTTCACGAAGACGACAGCGCGGTGGCCGAGCAGCCGGTCGCCGCCAAGCCCGCCCCGGCCGCCGCGCCCGAGCCCGCTCCCGCGCCGGACGAGGTGGCCGAGAGCGCCGGCGCCTACCGGGTGGCCGACGAGGACCGCCTGGCCCGTGCCAAGCGCTCGCTGGAGGAGCTCGACGTGGCCGCCGGCCTCGAGGAGCTCGAGATGGGCGCGGCGCGCATCGAGGTCGACGACAAGCAGATGATCAATGCGCGCGCCGACCTCAACCAGCTGGTGCCCTTCAAGTACGAGTGGGCCTGGCAGAAGTACCTGGACGGCAGCGCCAACCACTGGATGCCCCAGGAAGTGAACATGAACGCCGACATCGCCCTGTGGAAGAGCGCCGAAGGCCTCACCGCGGACGAGCGGCGCATCGTCGAGCGCAGCCTGGGCTACTTCTCCACCGCGGACTCGCTGGTCGCCAACAACCTGGTGCTGGCCCTCTACCGCCTGATCACCAACCCCGAGTGCCGCCAGTACCTGCTGCGCCAGGCCTTCGAGGAGGCGATCCACACCCACGCCTACCAGTACTGCGTGGAGTCGCTGGGCATGGACGAAGGCGAGGTCTTCAACATGTACCGCGAGGTGCCCTCCGTCGCCGCCAAGTCGGCCTGGAGCCTCAAGCACACCCAGTCGCTGGCGCGCCCGGACTTCCAGACCGGCACCCCGGAGACCGACCAGGAGCTGCTGCGCAACCTGATCGCCTTCTACTGCGTCACCGAGGGCATCTTCTTCTACTGCGGCTTCAGCCAGATCCTCTCCATGGGTCGCCGCAACAAGATGACCGGCGTCGCCGAGCAGTTCCAGTACATCCTGCGCGACGAGTCCATGCACCTGAACTTCGGCGTGGACATGATCAACCAGATCAAGATCGAGAACCCGCACCTGTGGACGGCCGAGTTCCAGGACGAGGTCACCCAGATGATCCTCGAGGGCACCGAGCTCGAGATCGCCTACGCCCGGGACACCATGCCCCGTGGCGTGCTGGGCATGAACGCGGCGATCATGGAGGAGTACCTCCACTTCATCTGCAACCGCCGCCTGGCCCAGATCGGCCTGAAGGAGCAGTTCCCCGGCGCGAAGAACCCCTTCCCGTGGATGAGCGAGATCATCGACCTGCGCAAGGAGAAGAACTTCTTCGAGACCCGCGTCACCGAGTACCAGGTGGGCGGCGCGCTGAGCTGGGATTGA
- the mgrA gene encoding L-glyceraldehyde 3-phosphate reductase, giving the protein MPYAPADDRYERMPYHRCGRSGLKLPALSLGLWQNFGETARLDNARAICRTAFDHGITHFDLANNYGPPPGSAETLFGRLLASDFAGYRDELVISTKAGYRMHPGPYGEWGSRKYLLSSLDRSLERLGIECVDIFYSHRFDPETPLEETMGALDQAVRQGKALYAGISSYSAERTREAAAILRSLGTPCLIHQPSYSLVNRWIEDDGLLDTLDELGMGSIVFSPLAQGLLTDKYLDGIPEDSRRRRGKALNDAHLSAENLERVRALNAIAERRGQTLAQMAIAWTLRGGRVTSALIGASRPEQVIDSVGALSGPAFSDEELAEIDRYAVEGGVNLWAASSAH; this is encoded by the coding sequence ATGCCCTACGCCCCCGCGGACGACCGCTACGAGCGCATGCCCTACCACCGCTGCGGACGCAGCGGCCTGAAGCTGCCCGCCCTGTCGCTGGGGCTGTGGCAGAACTTCGGCGAGACCGCGCGCCTCGACAACGCCCGGGCGATCTGTCGCACCGCCTTCGATCACGGCATCACCCACTTCGACCTGGCCAACAACTACGGCCCGCCGCCGGGGAGCGCCGAGACGCTGTTCGGGCGCCTCCTCGCGAGCGACTTCGCCGGCTACCGCGATGAGCTGGTGATCTCCACCAAGGCCGGCTATCGCATGCATCCCGGGCCCTACGGCGAGTGGGGCAGCCGAAAATACCTGCTCTCGAGCCTCGATCGCAGCCTCGAGCGCCTGGGCATCGAGTGCGTCGACATCTTCTACTCCCATCGCTTCGACCCCGAGACGCCCCTCGAGGAGACCATGGGCGCGCTGGACCAGGCGGTACGCCAGGGCAAGGCGCTCTATGCCGGCATCTCCTCCTACAGCGCCGAGCGCACCCGCGAGGCGGCGGCGATCCTGCGTTCGCTGGGCACGCCCTGCCTGATCCACCAGCCCAGCTACTCGCTGGTCAATCGCTGGATCGAGGACGACGGCCTGCTCGACACCCTGGACGAGCTTGGCATGGGGTCGATCGTCTTCTCGCCGCTGGCCCAGGGGCTCTTGACCGACAAGTACCTGGACGGCATCCCCGAGGACAGCCGCCGGCGGCGGGGCAAGGCGCTCAACGACGCCCACCTCTCGGCGGAGAACCTCGAACGGGTGCGGGCGCTGAACGCGATCGCCGAGCGGCGCGGCCAGACCCTCGCCCAGATGGCCATCGCCTGGACGCTGCGCGGCGGCCGGGTGACCTCGGCGCTGATCGGCGCCAGCCGCCCGGAGCAGGTGATCGACAGCGTGGGCGCCCTCTCGGGGCCGGCCTTCAGCGACGAGGAGCTCGCCGAGATCGATCGCTACGCGGTGGAGGGCGGCGTCAACCTCTGGGCGGCCTCCTCGGCGCACTGA